GGATGCACGACTTGTGGCCACCAGAACCAGCGTCCGAGCAGCGTCGCGATGGACGGCATCAAGAGCGTGCGCACGATGAGCGTGTCGAGCAGCAGACCGATGCAGACGGTGGACCCGAACTGGCCCAGCACCCGCAGGTCACTGCCCAGCATCGAGGCCATCGTGAACGCGAACACCAGACCGGCGGCCGTCACCACTCCACCGGTGCCGGCCATCGACCGGATGATGCCGGTCTTGAGTCCGTTGTGAATCTCTTCTCGGAATCGGGAGACCAGTAGCAGGTTGTAGTCAGATCCGACCGCCAGCAGGATGATCACCGAGAGCGCGGCGACGATCCAGTGGATCTTGATGCCGAACAGATCCTGCCAAATCAATACGGACAGACCGAATGACGCGGCAATAGAACTGGCCGCCGTGCCGACGATGACCAGCGCGGCCACCACGCTCCGGGTGAGCAGCAACATGATCATGAAGATCAGCGTCAGCGCGGATACCACGGCGATCATCAGGTCGTACTTCTCGCCGTCGGCCATGTCCTTGAAGGTCGCGGCGGTACCGCCCAGATACACCCTGGCATCGGACAGCGAGGATTGCTTCAGCCCCTCCTGCGCGGCGGTGCGCTCGGCCTCGACCCGCGAAATCCCTTCCGGCGTCATCGGATCGCCCTGATGGGTGATGAAAAACCGCGCCGACTTACCGTCCGGCGACAAGAACATCCGCAGACCCGTCTGGAAGTCGGGATTGTCGAACGCTTCCGGCGGCAGATAGAAGAAGTCGTCGTTCTTCGACTGGTCGAAGCTTTGCCCCATCACGATGGCGGTGTTGCTCATCGCCTCCATCTGGTTGATCATCGCCTTGAACGTCTGGTAGAGCGTCAGCGTGATGCCCCTGGTCGTCTTCAGGGTCGTGATCAGCGTGGGAAACAGCGCATTCAGGTCGTGGGTGGCCTGGGCGGTGTGCTTGATGTCGGCCGTCAGGTAGTGGAACTGCTCGGCGAGCTGGTCGAAGCCGTCCAACGTGTCGAACAGCGACCGCAGCCCGAAGCACAGTGGAATGTCGAAACAGTGCTTCTCCCAATAGAAGTACGTCCGCACCGGCCGGAAGGTGTCGTCGAAATCCGCGATGTGGTTGCGCAGGTTGTCGGTGATCTCCGAGGTCACCGCCGTGGTGTTGGCGCTGTCATCGGCGGCATGAGACAGGTCAAGAGACACCTCGTACTGGCGCTGCGTGGTGTCGATCTGGGTCTGCAGATCGTCGGCCATCCTGAGGATGTCGTTCATGCGCTCCTTGAGGAAGCCCATGTTCTGCATCGTCGTCTGGCTTTGAATGCTGTTCTGGAACGGAATCGAGCTGTGCTGAATCGGAATGCCCAGAGGCCTGGTGATGTCCTGGACCATGGCGATGCCGAGCGTGCGCATCTCGTTTTTGGCCACCCGGTCCAACACCAGCATGTCGGCCGTGTTGCGCATGTCATGGTCGGATTCGACCATCAACAGGTCGGGGTTCATCCGGGCCTCGGAGAAGTGCCGGTTCGCGGCCTCTTGTCCTTGGTTGGACGGCGCCGAGAGCGGTAGATAGTAACGGTCGTTGTAGCTCGTCACGTAGCTCGGCAGGGCGATCATGCCGACCAGCACGACCGCGGCGCTGACGGCCAAAATGGGTGCGGGCCAACGCACTACAGCGGTGCCCACCCGGCGCCACAGGCGCCCTTGCTTGGCGGCCCGCTTGGTTTCGAACAGGTGAAAGCGACTGCCGACGAAGATCACGGCGGGACCCAGGGTAAGTCCGGCCAAGACCACGACCAGCATGCCGATCGCCACGGGTGCGCCCATCGTGTTGAACCAGGGCAGCCGCGAGAAGCTCAGGCAGTAGGTCGCCCCGGCGATCGTCAGTCCCGAGCCCAAGACGACCGGCGCGACTCCCTTAAATGTGGTGTAGTACGCGGATTCTCGATCCTCGCCGGCGCGCAAGGCCTCTTGGTAGCGGCCGACGAGAAAGATCCCGTAGTCCGTTCCCGCCGCAATCGCCAGCATGGTGAGGATGTTGGCGGCAAACGTCGTCAGCCCGAATGCGTTGTGGTAGGCCAGAACCGCGACCACTCCACGTGAACAGGCCAGCGCGACAAAGGTCATGAACAGTTGGACCAGCGTGGTGACGATGGACCGGTAGACCAGCAGCAGCATGATCGCGATGGCGCCCAGGGTGAACAGCGTGATGGTCGCCAGGCTGGCGTTACCGATCAGGTGCATATCGTCGGACAGCGCCGCGGGACCGGTGACGTAGGCCTTCACCCCGGGCGGTGCCTTGTTCTCGTCGATCACCTTGCGGACGGCGTCGACGGACTCGTTGGCCAGCGTGGTGCCTTGGTTACCGGCGAGGTTGATCTGTACGTACGCGCCCTTGGCGTCGGCACTCTGGGCACCTGCCGCCGTCAGTCGGTCCCCCCAGAAGTCCTGAATGTGCTGGACGTGCTTGGGATCCTGGCGCAGTTGCCGAATCAGCTTGTCGTAGTACTGGTGTGCCTCGGGGCCCAGCGGTTGTTGGCCCTCCAGCACGATCATCACGGTGCTGTTGGAATCGAATTCGTGGAAGTTGTGGCCCATCCGCATCATCGCCTTCATCGACGGCGCGTCCAAGGGCGTCATCGGCGCCGAGTGTGCCTCGCCGACGACTTCCAGGGTGGGAACGATGACGTTCACCAAGACCGTCACGGCGACCCAGATCAGGATGATCGGCACCGCGAAGATGCGGATGGTGTGCGGGAGATAGGGGCGGTGCCCGCGCTCGGGCTTACCTGAGCTCGATGTGCTGATCGGCCCGGTGTCGGCGGCGTCGTCGACACCCAGCTGGCTTTTGCTATTGAGATCGCTCATGCGGACTTCACCAGGCAGAAGGTTTGGGCATTGTGGCCATCGGAGTTTTGCGTGTCGCGGACGACGCCGTCCACGGTGATCTTGCAGACGATTCGGCTTCCGTCACTTTGCGCCATGATGTTGGCGCTGACGGACGGCAGCGTGGTCGAGATCGTGGTCGTCCACGGCAGCGGCGCGTTGTTGACCTGGTGAGTGTTGGCGTCCGCGTCCCAGTAGTTGATGTTCGCGGTGGCACCCGGCGGGCCGGAGATCTCGTAGACGACCACCTTCGGATTGAACTGCACGATCTCGATCCCCTTGCCGGCATTCGCGTTGAGGTCCTGCGAGCCAAAGATCTTGTGCAGCCGCGACACCACCAACGCCGAGACTGCCAGTACCACAATCAGCAGTATCGGAATCCACGCCCGTTTGAGCACCTGGGATATGGCATTCGAGTTCGGCGAACCGCTCACCTTGACCGCCTTCCGCTCACCGCCGCGGGGGCCTGCCGTCCTGCCTCGGAAAGCTCACCACCGTGTCGACAACCTTAATTGTCGGCGGAACCTTTGCTCGGCTAAGTACTCTAAACCTTAGAGGACGGAACCGTTCCTCCGGGGTGGCCTGTCTATGGCCAAAGTCATATGGGTTAGCGCGCCAGGCGGCCGGTGACAGGCGGCAAGTCGGCAAGGGTCATGATCCCGGGCTTGGCGGCCACCACCGCGGGGACGGCGTTGGTGACCGGCATCGCGGTATAGATCATGCCGAGGCCCATGAACCCGGGCTCCGTCCAATCCTTCGGCGGCAGGCAATGCAGGACGGTGCGCATGTTGGGCAATCCGAAGACCTGAATGACGTGGCCGTGCTCTAGTGGCTTGGGCGGGACGACGTGGTCACCCATGGTCCAGTTGAATCCGACGCTGACGACGTTGCGGTCGCCTTCCCAGCCGCGGTGGAAGCCGTACACACCGCCGACCGTGCCCGCCGGGATCTTCATGAAGCCCAGATCGGAGTCACCGGTGGCCGCGGTGAACGTGACGTCGAAAGTCATCTTGTCCAGCTTGGCCCCGATCGCGTCGGCCATCATCGCCGCCGATTCGGCGAAGACTTCGCTTTCCCGACGGACGTTGTCCGCCAACCCCGGCGTGTCGGGGTCTTGTGAGAACCCCATCGCCGTCTGGGTTTCCGCGGATTCGTAGGTCGAGCAGTCCACCGATTCGGTGATCCGGATTTCGTCCACGCGCTCGCAGGAGGCGGATAGCACCATGCCGACCATGTTCGTCATGCCGGGATGCGCACCGCTGCCGAAGATCGTCGAATTGCCCTTCTGGCAAGCGTCTTCGATGCGTTTGCGGTCCTGCGGGGTCTGCTTGCCGCCGGTGATCCACGCCGCGCTGGAGCACACGTTGACGCCCGATTCCAGCAGCCGAACCAATTCGTCGATGTTGGGCCACAACGGGTTATAGCAACACGCATCGGCGCCGAGCGCGATCAGCGCGTCGATGTCGTTGGTGGCGTGCACCCCGGTCGGCTCCGGCCAGCCGGAGAGTTCGGCGGCATCCACACCGACTTTGTCCGCCCCGTGCGCATACACCCCGACCAACTCCATGTCGGGCCTGCCGATGATGGCGTGCAGCGAGCGCCGCCCAATGTTGCCTGTCGTCCACTGAATGACACGTAACGGACGGTCTGGGCTGGCTGTGCTCATCGTGGCTCCTTTGCCGCTGCGGGGGTGGAACCATTATGCGAAGGGTGCAACCCGCCTACTGGTCGGGGTCTTAGGCGTCCAGCCGGACGAATTGGTCCTGGCGGTACTGCTCGACACAGGCGGCACGGCGGATCTTGCCGCTCGTCGTGGTGGGGATCGACCCGGCGGCTACCAGCACGAGGTCCCCGACATTGAGACCGTGCGCATTGGATATCGCCGAGGTGACCTCGCTCTTGACACCGCTGAGCCATCGCTCAGCGTCCTCGTCGATGTCGGCTCGCTTCTTGAGCTCGACGACGGTGACCAGTTGTTCGGTACCGTCCATCGGAACCGAAATCGCCGCGACCCGGCCACGCGTGATCTCTTGGACCGTGGTCTCGATGTCCTCGGGATAGTGATTGCGCCCACGGATGATCAGTAGATCCTTGATGCGCCCGACGATGAACAGCTCACCGGAGTAGATGAAACCCAGGTCGCCGGTTCGCAACCACGGCCCACCCGGAGTGCCCGGCGACGGGTCGACAAGTGTTGCGCCGAAACAGCGCTGCTCGGAAGGTGGCTTGCGCCAATAGCCGTCGGCGACATTCTCGCCATGCACCCAGATCTCGCCGATCAAGTCCGGTGGGCATTCCCGATTCGTCTCACCGTCGACGATGCGCACCGTAGGGGATTGCGGTACCCGGTATTTGACCAGCGCCGTGCCCTTCCTGGCCGCGCACGGTTCAACCCGGCCCGCACCGAGCGCTTCGGCATCGAAGTGGGCCGCCGGCGACGATTCACTCCAGGTGCCGCTCGCGACGAAGACCGTGGCCTCGGCCATGCCGTAGGAAGGACGCATCATATGGTCTTGAAAGTTGAAGTGCGCGAACCGATCTACGAAGCGTCGCAAGGTGCCCGGCTCGACACGCTCGGCGCCGCTAATGATGCCCAGCACACCGCCGAGGTCGAGCCCGGCCAGGTCTTTGTCGGTGGTCTTGCGAGCGGCCAAGTCGAAGGCGAAGTTGGGCGCCGACGACCATGCGTGGGAATTTTCGGCCAGCGCTCGGACCCACCTGGCCGGTCGCTCCAAGAATCCGACCGGACTGGTCAACTCGGCGCGATAGCCGCTCAGGATCGGAGCGCAGACTCCCAACATCAAACCCATGTCGTGGTAGAAGGGCAACCACGACACGAGGGTGACGTCCGACGGGATTGTGGTTCGCGCGGCCGCGAAGAAGCTGTACATCAGCTGCTCGAAATTCACTTCGAGGTTTCGGTGCGAGATCCGCACGCCGGTCGGCGTTCGGGTCGAACCCGAGCTGTACTGCAGATACGCGATGCTCGGTAAATCGGCTGTCCGAGCACTTTTTTCGACGTCAGCGTCCAGATTCAGCGAATCGATTTCGACGATCTTCGGCACATCGTCCATGTGTGCTTGGTCAACGAATTCGGCGACGTCTTCGGCGAAGGCGGATGTGGTGAGAACCACCGAAGGCGACGTGTCGGCCAGCACGGCGCTTACCCGCTCGTGACTCGAGCCGCGATGCGGCAGCGGAAGTGGAACGGCGATAAGCCCCGCCTGCATCGATCCCAGGAACGCCGCAATGTAACCAAGGCCCTGGGGGGCCAGGATGACGGCCCTGTCTCCGACCGACCCGTGCGGACCGAGATCGCGTGCGACATTGAGTGTTCGGCGAGATATCTGCGACCAGGAGAGGCTCTCGCGAACACCGTCCCAGTTGCCCTCGTAGTCAGTGAACGTGTACGCCACGTCATCCGGCCGTAGGCTGGCGCGCCCGTGCAGCATGGCGAGGACCGATGATCCAGACATTCGCGCGTTATCAGCCGGTGCCGTGGGACAACACGGACGTGGCACCGGCGACAATCTGTGACAGCGGATCGGCGCCGCCGCCGAACGTCGCCTGGTTGGCCGGTGCCGTGACTTCGGCCGGGTCAAACCCGTGCACCGGGTCCACCTGAACCGGAGCGGTCGCCGGGTCGTCGTTTCGCGAGTAGCCCGCGTTCACCCGGGGGATCAGGATCGCGTCGAGCCTGTTGAGCGTGTCTTCGTCGATCCCGACGTATTTCAGCGGCATGACAAGCGGAAGGTGCTTTTCGGGGACCATGATCGTCGTGTCCCTGGCACCCCTGGAGTTGATCGTCGTCCTGATGTTCTGCGGCGGCACCATGCTCGGATTCGTGAAGGCCACTGCGGTGTGACCGGTGGCCAGGCCCAGGAGCGTATTGGCGAGCGCGAACAGGTTGTCGGGCCGGTCGGGGAAGTCCGCGATCGAGTCGTACGCGGACACGAACCTGTTTGTGTCGTATTGACTTTCGTATGGTGGCGGCATGGTGTAGTCGAGAGCGGGGACGGTGCTGCCGACCGGGAACATGGCGCTCAGGAAGCTCTGCCCGAAGGCGTGGCGCCCGATCGGATCGCCGAAGGTGGCGAAATTCAGCCTGTCCGGTGGGGGAGCGGTCGGGTCATTGGCCAGCCGCGCCTGCTCGCCGTCGACCACGAACCCGCCCTCGGACAAACCGATCGCGGTTCCGGGGCGACCGGCGCGGATCGCCGCATCGAGGTTGTTCACTCCGACGTCGACCGACTCGCCGACGCTGGGGCCGTCCAGACCCAGCCCCGGGAAGAGTTCATCGAAGCGGCCGATGCCGGGGAACAGCCGCTCCAGCACGTGGCCCTGGACCTGGCCCGCCGGGTAGCGCACGATTTCGCGCTGCTGGCCGGGGAACCACTGCGCGCCCTCTTGGCGGATGTACTCGTCGTAGGGGATGCCCAGCACGTGAGCGCCGCCGAGAGCGAATGCGGTCTGGTCGCCCGGCGCGCCGGGCGTCGGCGGTCCGCCGATGGGCGTGTCGTCCGCCGACGCGGCTCCGACACCGAAATATCCTGTGGCGCCGACAGTTACCAGCGCCGAAACTCCTGCGAGTAGCTTCTTCATTCCTGATCCTGACCGCTCGGATTCGTCTCGTAGTCTCACATAGATCATGCGTACCCCCTAACCGGTTGCGGCTCGGCGCGTCGGCGCAAGTCCACTCGCGATGGCCACCAGTTCGCCCGCCCGACCAGCGCAGCGATGGCGGGAACCGTGACGGTGCGCACCAAGAAGGTGTCCAGCAAAATCCCCACGCCGATCACGAAACCGCCCTGGACCACGGTGCCGATGCTGGAGAACAACAGACCGCACATCGACGCAGCGAAGATCAGACCAGCGGCGGTGATCACGCCGCCTGTCGAGCTGAGCGTGCGAATGATGCTGTAGCGCATGCTGTGTCCAGACTCCTCACGCATTCGCGAAACGAGCAGCATGTTGTAGTCGGCCCCGACCGCGACCAGCACCACGAACGCCAGCGGTGGCACGCTCCAATGCAATTGCTGGCCCAGTAGGTATTGAAATACCAGTACGCCGATACCTACCGCCGACAAATAGGAAATGACCACGGAAGCAACCAGATACAGCGGCGCAACGATCGCTCGAAGCAGTGCGATCAAGGTCACCAGTACGACGAGGAGGGTTACCGCGATGATGAACCGGATGTCGTGCTGGTAGTAGTCGCGGGTGTCCTTCAGGCCAACGGTGTACCCCGCCATCGAAATCGTGGCGTCGGACAGCGCGGTATTCGGTTGTGCTCCCCGAGCGGCCGCTGTAATCGCGTTGACCTGATCCATCGCTTCGGTGCTAAACGGATTCAGCTTGGTTTGAACCAAATAGCGCACCGAGTGGCCGTCGGGCGAGATGAAAATCTTGGCCGCCTTCTGGAACTCCTCTAACTGCAGCAGCTGGGGAGGGATGTTGAATCCCGCCATGGCCGGTTGTGCCGCATCGCGTTTCAGTGACAACAGAAATGCCGCGGATTCACCGAGCCCGGAACCGAGCTGTTTGACTTGGTCGACGAGCTGAGCCACCGCGTCGGCTATTTGCCGGCTGCCGCCGGCGAGCCGGTTCGCTCCGTCTTGCACGCTGTTCAAATTCGCTTGCAGGCCACCGGGTTTGTCCATCCCCATCGAGTGCATCACCTTGGTGAGCTTTCCCAACGCGGCGCGCACGCGGTCCGTCGACGCCTTCAGTGCCCTTTTGTCCTGGTAATCCTGGAGTTGGTGGGCCAAATCGTTGATCGCGTCGAGGTCCGCTTGATCGCGGGATCCCACCAGCTGCTCGAATGTCCCGCGGGTCGTGCTGCACGATTGATCGGCATCGCAGACCGGGTTGCCCTGCAGCGCTGCCAGCACCGGGCCTATCCAGGCGAACACGTTTTTGGCCGCCGAGAAATTCCAGCCCATGGCGTTGCTGAGCGAGTTGACGTGATCGACGAGCTGGGCTGCGATGTCGACCTGTTTGACCAGCGCGTCGCCGCTGTACTGGCTCTTCGCCGACGAGAAGGCACTTTGCAGTTCCTCCAAGCTGGCCGCGAGCTGGCTGACCTGACCGCGGACCTCGCCCAGGCTGTTGGCCAGCGTGCCGCTCCCGGCGACCAGCCGGTTGAGATCACCGGTGTGGTCGTTGATCATGGTGGACCCGCCGGCCAGCAGGGTGCCGATGGCGCCCGCCTGATAGGTGGCCCGGAATTGTTCGGGCACGTTTCCGGTAGGACGCGTAATGCCGCTGACCGCAGCGATATTCGGCAGTTGGCTGACTCGGTCCGCCATCTGCTCCAAGTCCGCCAGGGCTTTCGGCGTGCGAAGGTCATGCGGCGATTGGATGAGGATGTACTCCGGAATGGATTGATTCACCGGGAAATGACGATCCAGCGAGGCATACCCGACGGAACTCGGCGCGGACGCCGGCAGGGCCTTGCGGTCGTCGTAGTTGTAGCGCACCAGCCCCGCGCAGCTCGCCAGGACGGCGAGCACCAGCACGCTGGCGACCAGATTGGCCCTGGGCCGGCGCACGATGCGGATGCCCGACCGCCGCCAGAATCGGGCGCTCAGTTCGCGACGTGGCTTGACCCAGCCACGCGGCCCCGCGATGGCCACAATTGCCGGCAGCAATGTCACCGCGGCGAGGAAGGCCACGCCGACCCCGATCGCCGAGGACGCGCCGACCGTTTTGAACACTCCCATTCGGGCGAAGCTGATCAGGAGAAAAGTGATGCCGACGGTGGCGGCGGATGCGCCGATGACTTTGCCGATCGAAAACATTGCGCGTTTGATCGCCTGATCGGAATCCGCTCCCGCGCGCAAATAGTCGTGATAGCGACTGATCAGGAAGACCGCGTAATCCGTTCCGGCGCCAGCCATTATGGCGCTCAGAAATACGATGGACTGATTCGAGACGCCGGCTCCGGTGAATAGCGAGTAAGCCGCGACCACCGCTTGCGCGATGACCAGCGATATCCCGATCGTCAGCAACGGCAGCAGCATGGTGACCGCACTGCGATAAATCACGAATAGGACGATCAGCACCAGCACGGCGATCGCCAGCTCGATCGGAAGCCGGTCCTGCTCGCCGGCGACCGTGAGGTCGGCGACGGTTGCCGCGGGGCCGGTGACGTTGACCGTCAGGGGCGTTCCCGCGACGGAGTGTTCGACGATGTCGCTGATCCGGTTGAACGCGGCATAGGACTGTGGCGTGCCCAGCTCACCGGCGACGCCGACCGGAAGCACCCATGCCTTGTGATCCTTGCTGGTCACGACCGAGCGCAGCGGCGGGGTGCTGATGAAATCCTGCACCATCAAGACATCTCGCGTGTCTTGGCGCAGCGTGTCCACCAGTTTGCGGTAGGCGGCTTCGTCGGCGGGGCCGAGCCCCTTGTCGTCCGTCAGGACCACCAACAGCAGGTCCTCCGAACCCGATTCGTGAAACGCCTTGGTCATCTCGCGTGCGGTGACGCTCGACGGCGCGTCGTTGGGCAAGAGCGCGAGCGGATGCTTCTGGGCCATCTCGCTCAGCGAGGGCAAAGTCAGTGATAAAGCGACCGCAACCGCGACCCAGAGCCCGATCACTATCCAGGGCCACCGCACCACGAAATCGGTCAGCCGTCGCATATCGCCCTCGCCCCTGGTCGGCGCAGTCGGGTGCGCCCGCCGGCGGCGCTCGCCGACGCCCTGTTACGCCGCGCTCGTTCGTACTGTGCCCGACTGGAGTTCGCGCACTTGAGAAAAGCTATTGCCTCGGATGGACTCACGCTACGCGACGCGCCCCCAGTGCCCACTGCCAGCGACCCGGCCGCACACGGACTTCATCGCCGCCATGTAGCGTCTCACTGATTTCAGGGCGACGGGATTGTCGGGATGCATGATCGCCATGACGGTGCCCTCGCCGTACCGGAATACATAAATGGTCAGCTGATAGGAATACCGACCATCGGGATAGATCCCGATATTGTCCGCGAGGCCCAGGTCGGCCGCCGCAAGAATCGCATTGAGCGGAGCGGCGCCGCCGTGAAAGAAGTTCGACACCGGAAAGTTTGGCCGCGGCCAGCGCAACCACGGCGCTAATTCCAGTACGCGGTAGTACGGCACCTTCGCCATGTCCAGCCCGGAATCGAAAGAGGCCTGCGCCGCCCATGCGGCATCACCGAAAGAGGCGGCCGCGATGGGCACGGTGATCGGAATCAAGCCGGTAAACCAGCCCTGTGTCATGAAATTGTCCGCAGCGGTGCGCGAATCTCTGGGCGTGAGCCCGTAATACGTCAGAGCGCCGGCGAATTCATGCTCTAACAAGGCGAAGCAGGCGAACAGGCCACCGACGAAGCGTGCACCGGCGGCGGTGCAGGCGGATTCGAATCGCTCCGTCTGGGCCACGTCCATCAGAAGTTCGGAGGTCATCTGACTGCGACTCGACTCCAACGGGTTGCCCAGTGGGAGCGGGAAATCAGGGAACCCGCCATTGTTGTTGTCGGCGAAGTCAATCCACGCGCGCACCTCGGGCGAATCGACGGTCAATTTCGACGTGTACTCGCGTTCGCGGATGCAGAAATCGTCGAAGCTACCCGCATCGGGAAGAGCCAGCGCCTCTGCGCCGCTGCTCAACGCCGAATACATTCCGTTGGCTTCCATCATCGTTGTGCCGATCAGCGTCGCGTCCCCGTGCACGTGATCCATGGCGGCAAAAAATGTGAAATGACGCTCGTTCTGGATGATCCCGAAGGTGAAACAGCCCCATTGCAGCGGGTTCGGTATGGCCACGACATGAGCGTGTATTTCGTCAACGGTCATCTGGCCGTGGTCGATTGGCGCGAACTCAATATCGGCCGGATCGCGCAGCGTATGCCGGACGAACTCACCGGTCTCGGTGTGCTCGAACCAACTGCGGAACGTGTCGTGTCGCCGCAGATAGGCGTTCACCGCATGGTCCATCGCCGCGACATCACAAGTCCCAGGTAATTCACAGGTCGCGATGATCTGCCGGGAGAAGTTCAGCCCCGCGGCCGTCCGTTCGCAGTAGTTCCGAAGATGCTGGCCCTGCATGTAACTGACCGGCACAGAGCTGACAGGCGCTTGTCGGACCTTGTCTTTTGCCGCATCCGTCGGGTGCCACGAGGTGACGGAGCCTGGTGCCAGCGTCCAATCATCGAGTGCGCCGATCGTAATTTTCCCGATGCGCAAAACTACGTCCCCCTCGATGTAAACGGTCCCGGTCCGGCCACTTGCGGCGTCACCAAGATAACCCGCCCGGCGATCGCCTCCGCAGATACGCGTGCGCCACGGCTTACACTCACACACGGATCCGGCGTGCGGTTGTGATGATCGGACGGCCGGGCGGGAGACGCTGAGCGGCGGACACAGTGGCTGTCGTTGCGCGGTGCGGGTGCTGCAATTGCAGTGCTGGCCTTCGGAAATGACTCTGAAGCGCATCCGGGCCGCTCGTGGGGATTTAGTCTTCATCCGCCAACGCAGGGGAGGTCAAGGAAATGGCATCCGTCGAAGAGCTGGACGAGCCGGCTTCGGGTTTTGCGATCGTCGGCTACGCCGCTCGTTTTCCGGGTGCCGCGGATGCGGATGAGTTCTGGGATGTGTTGCGGCAAGGCCGGGATGCGATATCCGAGGTGCCGCGGGACCGCTGGGACGTCGACGAATTCTACGACCCGGAACCCGGCGCACCAGGCAAGGTCGTGACCCGTCGCGCGGGATTCGTCGATGACGTGACGGGCTTCGACGCGCCGTTTTTCGGTATGTCGACGCGCGAGGTCAGATTGATGGACCCGCAGCACCGGATCTTGCTGGAGACGGCATGGCGTGCGGTGGAGCATTCGGGCACCGCGCCAACAGCCCTGGCAAACAGCAACACTGGCGTCTTCGTCGGTCTGGCCACCCACGACTACCTCGGAATGGCGTCCGACGAGCTGACTTACCCCGAGATCGAGGCCTACATGGCCATCGGTACGTCGAATGCCGCTGCGGCGGGCCGGATCAGCTATCGGCTGGGGCTGCAGGGTCCCGCGGTCGCCGTCGACACGGCGTGCAGCTCGTCGCTGGTGGCAATACATCAGGCGTGCCAAGCGCTGCGCCTCAAAGAATGCGACCTCGCACTGGCCGGGGGAGCGAACGTCCTGCTCACTCCGGCAACGATGATCACGTTCTCCAGCGCTCACATGCTCGCGCCGGACGGCCGGTGCAAGACATTTGACGCGGCCGCCGACGGCTATGTGCGTGG
The Mycobacterium sp. 050128 genome window above contains:
- a CDS encoding MmpS family transport accessory protein, producing the protein MSQVLKRAWIPILLIVVLAVSALVVSRLHKIFGSQDLNANAGKGIEIVQFNPKVVVYEISGPPGATANINYWDADANTHQVNNAPLPWTTTISTTLPSVSANIMAQSDGSRIVCKITVDGVVRDTQNSDGHNAQTFCLVKSA
- a CDS encoding NAD(P)H-dependent amine dehydrogenase family protein, producing the protein MSTASPDRPLRVIQWTTGNIGRRSLHAIIGRPDMELVGVYAHGADKVGVDAAELSGWPEPTGVHATNDIDALIALGADACCYNPLWPNIDELVRLLESGVNVCSSAAWITGGKQTPQDRKRIEDACQKGNSTIFGSGAHPGMTNMVGMVLSASCERVDEIRITESVDCSTYESAETQTAMGFSQDPDTPGLADNVRRESEVFAESAAMMADAIGAKLDKMTFDVTFTAATGDSDLGFMKIPAGTVGGVYGFHRGWEGDRNVVSVGFNWTMGDHVVPPKPLEHGHVIQVFGLPNMRTVLHCLPPKDWTEPGFMGLGMIYTAMPVTNAVPAVVAAKPGIMTLADLPPVTGRLAR
- a CDS encoding MMPL/RND family transporter: MSDLNSKSQLGVDDAADTGPISTSSSGKPERGHRPYLPHTIRIFAVPIILIWVAVTVLVNVIVPTLEVVGEAHSAPMTPLDAPSMKAMMRMGHNFHEFDSNSTVMIVLEGQQPLGPEAHQYYDKLIRQLRQDPKHVQHIQDFWGDRLTAAGAQSADAKGAYVQINLAGNQGTTLANESVDAVRKVIDENKAPPGVKAYVTGPAALSDDMHLIGNASLATITLFTLGAIAIMLLLVYRSIVTTLVQLFMTFVALACSRGVVAVLAYHNAFGLTTFAANILTMLAIAAGTDYGIFLVGRYQEALRAGEDRESAYYTTFKGVAPVVLGSGLTIAGATYCLSFSRLPWFNTMGAPVAIGMLVVVLAGLTLGPAVIFVGSRFHLFETKRAAKQGRLWRRVGTAVVRWPAPILAVSAAVVLVGMIALPSYVTSYNDRYYLPLSAPSNQGQEAANRHFSEARMNPDLLMVESDHDMRNTADMLVLDRVAKNEMRTLGIAMVQDITRPLGIPIQHSSIPFQNSIQSQTTMQNMGFLKERMNDILRMADDLQTQIDTTQRQYEVSLDLSHAADDSANTTAVTSEITDNLRNHIADFDDTFRPVRTYFYWEKHCFDIPLCFGLRSLFDTLDGFDQLAEQFHYLTADIKHTAQATHDLNALFPTLITTLKTTRGITLTLYQTFKAMINQMEAMSNTAIVMGQSFDQSKNDDFFYLPPEAFDNPDFQTGLRMFLSPDGKSARFFITHQGDPMTPEGISRVEAERTAAQEGLKQSSLSDARVYLGGTAATFKDMADGEKYDLMIAVVSALTLIFMIMLLLTRSVVAALVIVGTAASSIAASFGLSVLIWQDLFGIKIHWIVAALSVIILLAVGSDYNLLLVSRFREEIHNGLKTGIIRSMAGTGGVVTAAGLVFAFTMASMLGSDLRVLGQFGSTVCIGLLLDTLIVRTLLMPSIATLLGRWFWWPQVVHPRGNYGLPPAPAAPAASAARS
- the pe gene encoding acyltransferase PE; the encoded protein is MKKLLAGVSALVTVGATGYFGVGAASADDTPIGGPPTPGAPGDQTAFALGGAHVLGIPYDEYIRQEGAQWFPGQQREIVRYPAGQVQGHVLERLFPGIGRFDELFPGLGLDGPSVGESVDVGVNNLDAAIRAGRPGTAIGLSEGGFVVDGEQARLANDPTAPPPDRLNFATFGDPIGRHAFGQSFLSAMFPVGSTVPALDYTMPPPYESQYDTNRFVSAYDSIADFPDRPDNLFALANTLLGLATGHTAVAFTNPSMVPPQNIRTTINSRGARDTTIMVPEKHLPLVMPLKYVGIDEDTLNRLDAILIPRVNAGYSRNDDPATAPVQVDPVHGFDPAEVTAPANQATFGGGADPLSQIVAGATSVLSHGTG
- a CDS encoding AMP-binding protein, which encodes MSGSSVLAMLHGRASLRPDDVAYTFTDYEGNWDGVRESLSWSQISRRTLNVARDLGPHGSVGDRAVILAPQGLGYIAAFLGSMQAGLIAVPLPLPHRGSSHERVSAVLADTSPSVVLTTSAFAEDVAEFVDQAHMDDVPKIVEIDSLNLDADVEKSARTADLPSIAYLQYSSGSTRTPTGVRISHRNLEVNFEQLMYSFFAAARTTIPSDVTLVSWLPFYHDMGLMLGVCAPILSGYRAELTSPVGFLERPARWVRALAENSHAWSSAPNFAFDLAARKTTDKDLAGLDLGGVLGIISGAERVEPGTLRRFVDRFAHFNFQDHMMRPSYGMAEATVFVASGTWSESSPAAHFDAEALGAGRVEPCAARKGTALVKYRVPQSPTVRIVDGETNRECPPDLIGEIWVHGENVADGYWRKPPSEQRCFGATLVDPSPGTPGGPWLRTGDLGFIYSGELFIVGRIKDLLIIRGRNHYPEDIETTVQEITRGRVAAISVPMDGTEQLVTVVELKKRADIDEDAERWLSGVKSEVTSAISNAHGLNVGDLVLVAAGSIPTTTSGKIRRAACVEQYRQDQFVRLDA